One part of the Syngnathus acus chromosome 17, fSynAcu1.2, whole genome shotgun sequence genome encodes these proteins:
- the cnn2 gene encoding calponin-2, translating to MSFNRGPAYGLTAEVRNKIALKYDLQKEEELRIWIEDLTGANIGPDFHNGLKNGVILCQLINKLRPGSVKNINNSSHNWHQLENLTNFITAIKAYGLKPHDTFEANDVFENGNKTQLQTTLLALASMAKTNGAQSRVDIGVKYAAKQKRTFDEEKMKAGQCVIGLQMGTNKCASQAGMNAYGTRRHLYDPKSQMLPPMDNTTISLQMGTNKGASQAGMTAPGTRRAIYDHKMATDKCDNSTMSLQMGYSQGANQSGQNFGLGRQIYDAKYCTKGGEVTDETNGASGAYIPDYQDEGYQGYHEEEQVYRDDGTDY from the exons ATGAGCTTCAACAGAGGTCCTGCTTACGGCTTAACCGCGGAAGTCAGAAACAAG ATTGCACTGAAATACGACCtccagaaggaggaggagctgaGGATCTGGATCGAGGATCTGACCGGGGCCAACATTGGCCCTGACTTCCATAATGGCCTCAAAAATGGAGTCATTCTGTGCCA GCTTATTAACAAACTCCGGCCTGGTTCTGTGAAAAATATCAACAACTCGTCGCACAACTGGCACCAG ctGGAGAACTTGACCAACTTCATCACGGCGATCAAAGCGTACGGCCTTAAGCCGCATGACACCTTTGAGGCCAACGATGTGTTTGAGAACGGCAACAAGACGCAGTTACAGACCACACTGCTGGCGCTGGCAAGTATG GCCAAGACCAACGGCGCCCAGTCCCGGGTCGATATTGGCGTGAAATATGCAGCCAAGCAGAAGAGGACATTTGATGAGGAGAAGATGAAGGCTGGACAGTGTGTTATTGGCCTCCAG ATGGGGACCAACAAGTGTGCCAGCCAGGCAGGTATGAATGCATATGGCACCAGGAGGCATTTGTATGACCCCAAAAGTCAAATGCTGCCCCCTATGGACAACACTACAATCAGTCTGCAAATGGGAACCAACAAAGGGGCAAGCCAG GCCGGGATGACCGCTCCGGGAACAAGACGCGCCATTTATGACCACAAAATGGCCACGGATAAGTGCGACAACAGCACCATGTCCCTCCAGATGGGCTACAGCCAGGGAGCCAATCAGAGCGGCCAGAACTTTGGCCTGGGCCGGCAGATTTATGACGCCAAGTACTGTACCAAGGGCGGCGAAGTCACAGATGAAACTAATGGAGCAAGCGGAGCATACATTCCAGATTACCAAGATGAGGGTTACCAGGGTTACCATGAGGAGGAGCAGGTGTACAGGGATGATGGGACGGATTACTAA
- the rps15 gene encoding 40S ribosomal protein S15, translating to MADAEIKKKRTFRKFTYRGVDLDQLLDMSYEQLMQLYCARQRRRLNRGLRRKQQSLLKRLRKAKKEAPPMEKPEVVKTHLRDMVILPEMVGSMVGVYNGKTFNQVEIKPEMCGHYLGEFSITYKPVKHGRPGIGATHSSRFIPLK from the exons ATG GCGGATGCAGAGATCAAGAAGAAGCGTACATTCAGGAAATTCACCTACAGGGGTGTTGATCTGGATCAGCTTCTGGACATGTCCTA TGAGCAGCTGATGCAGCTGTACTGCGCCCGCCAGCGAAGGAGGCTGAACCGCGGCTTGCGCCGTAAGCAgcagtccctcctgaagcgtCTGCGCAAGGCCAAGAAGGAAGCTCCACCCATGGAGAAGCCAGAGGTGGTGAAGACCCATCTGAGAGACATGGTCATCCTGCCCGAGATGGTCGGCTCCATGGTTGGTGTCTACAACGGAAAGACCTTCAACCAGGTTGAAATCAAG CCTGAGATGTGTGGCCACTACTTGGGTGAGTTCTCCATCACCTACAAGCCAGTCAAGCACGGTCGTCCCGGTATTGGAGCCACACACTCTTCCCGTTTCATCCCTCTGAAGTAA